From the Bradyrhizobium ontarionense genome, the window CAACGAGCTCAAGGCGATCGGCCATTCCGGTTCGGTCTGCTCAAAAATTCCTATTTCCTTTTTTCAGAAATTGTGGTTGTCTCTCTCCGTCCCGCCTCGTTGCGAGGGGCGTACGCGTCGTCACGGACGTTGGGGTGGGATGCGATGGACGTGAAGGCTGCAACTGACGAGTGCGGCCGGCACGGACGGCGAAGTCGCGTGGTCCTGATACCCCGACGCTGGTATCAAGTTGGCGCCGATGCCGATGCATCGCGTCGATGACGGTGGCCAAAAAGCCCGGTGCACCGAGGAGAGCGCGTATAAGTCGTAAGCCATTGCGCAGGGAAGGCCGGGTCGCTCTGGCTGAGCCTGTGGTTCCTGCCCCGTGCATTTCTGTTCGCACGGGGGCCGCGGGTGCCAGCCGGCATCCGGTCTTCCCTGCGCCCTCCAACCCAAGGAGGGATCAAGTTTCGCAAAGCTCGGGTGCCGATCGCGCCGCGAGGACGCGAAGGTGCGTTTTGCGGGGCGGGGCTTTCCGAAACGGTTGCTTGCCGAGACGGTTGCTTGCCGAGATCCCATGTCACCACGCGTCATTGCGAGGAGCGCAGCGACGAAGCAAGCCAGAGTCCCGCCCATGGCCCTGGATTGCTTCGCTGCGCTCGCCATGACGGAGGAAAGACTAATGCTTCGAACAATCAGCCTTGATGCGGCAGGACGGGTGCCATCGCCGCCTCCCCGTCGTCATCCCCGCGAAGGCGGGGATCCAGTACGCCGCGGCGGCGCGGTCGACCGCGGCCGTCACGGCGGACTGGATCGCCCGCCGGAGCCTGTCCTCGGTTGAGCCTTCGGAAAACCCCCCGGGGCGGCGACAGCGGAGTGGGAGCGGGTTCCGTCGGCTCGCAAGGAGCTGCCTATCCAAGCCGCCCCCGTAACGCAGCCGTAACCCGAAGCCGACCATTCTTCGGGACCGGCAACAACCGGTTTCGCGCGAAGGCCAAAACCATTATGGTGCCGGACCATGTTGCCGCCGGGCAGTTCCGATTTCGAATTCAATCAACAGGTTATGGCCTGGTGACGCAGGTCTGGAGAGCGGTTTGACGCGCTATGTTTCGACCCGCGGGGAGGCCCCCGCGCTCACCTTCTGCGATGTGATGCTGACCGGGCTCGCCCGTGACGGCGGCCTCTACGTGCCCGAGACCTGGCCGCAGCTCTCGGCCGAGACCATCGCCTCGTTCTTCGGCCGGCCTTATTGGGAGGTCGCGGTCGAGGTCATCAAGCCGTTCGTGGCCGGAGAGATCTCCGACGCCGAGCTCGGCCGCATGGCCAACGAGGCCTATGCCACGTTCCGCCACCCAGCGGTGGTGCCGCTCGACCAGAGCGCGCCGCATCAGTTTGTGCTGGAGCTGTTCCACGGGCCGACCTTGGCGTTCAAGGACGTGGCGATGCAGCTGATCTCGCGGCTGATGGACCATGTCCTGGCCAGGCGCGGCGAGCGCACCACCATCGTGGTCGCGACCTCGGGCGACACCGGCGGCGCGGCGGTCGACGCCTTCGCCGGCCGCGACAATGCCGATCTCATCGTGCTGTTCCCGCACGGCCGCATCTCCGAGGTGCAGCGGCGCATGATAACGACGTCGGGCGCGGCCAATGTCCATGCGCTCGCCATCGAAGGTCATTTCGACGACTGCCAGGCGCTCGTGAAGGGCCTGTTCAACCATCACGCCTTCCGTGATTCGGTGGCGCTGTCCGGCGTCAACTCGATCAACTGGGCGCGCGTGGTGGCCCAGGTGGTCTATTACTTCACGTCGGCGGTCGCGGTCGGCGCACCCGCGCGCGCCGTCGACTTCACGGTGCCGACCGGCAATTTCGGCGACGTCTTCGCCGGCTACGTCGCCAAGCGCATGGGCCTGCCGGTGCGCACCCTGCGCGTCGCGACCAACGTCAACGACATCCTCGCCCGCACGCTCAAGACCGGCATCTACGAGGTGCGCGAGGTGCATGCGACGGCGTCGCCCTCGATGGACATCCAGGTGTCGTCCAATTTCGAGCGGCTGCTGTTCGAGGCCGGCGGCCGCGACGCAGCCTCCGTGCGGCGGCTGATGGAGAGCCTGAAGCAGTCGGGCCGCTTTGTGCTGCCTGACGCGATGCTGGCAGCGATCCGCGCCGATTTCGATGCCGGCCGCGCCGACGAGACCGAGACCGCGGCCGCGATCCGCGCCGCCTTCCGCGAGGCCGGCGATCTCGTCGACCCGCACACGGCGGTGGCACTGGCAGTGGCTGACCGCGACGGCACCGACACCTCGGTGCCGAACATCGTGCTGTCGACGGCGCATCCCGCCAAATTCCCCGATGCGGTCGAGGCCGCCTGCGGAATGCGGCCGCAGCTGCCGGTTTGGCTCGAAGGGCTGATGAGCAAGCGCGAGGACGTCAGGATCATGCGGAACGACCAGGCCGAGGTGGAGACCTTCATCCGCTCGGTCAGCCGGGCCGCCAAGCAGGGAATTGCATGATGGGCGTGGAAGTCACCAAGCTGCCGACGGGGTTGACGGTCGTCACCGACACGATGCCGCATCTGGAGACCGCGGCGCTCGGGGTGTGGGCCGGGGTCGGCGGCCGCGACGAGAAACCGGACGAGCACGGCATCTCGCATCTTCTGGAACATATGGCGTTCAAGGGCACCACGATGCGCAGCGCGCGCGAGATCGTCGAGGCGATCGAGGCGGTCGGCGGCGATCTCAACGCCGGCACCTCGACCGAGACCACGGCCTACTACGCGCGCGTGCTGAAGGCCGATGTGCCGCTGGCGCTCGACGTGCTCTCCGACATCCTCGCCAATCCGTCGTTCGTGCCGGAGGAGCTGGAGCGCGAGAAGAACGTGATCGTGCAGGAAATCGGCGCGGCGCAGGACACGCCCGACGACGTCGTGTTCGAGCACCTCAACGAGCTGTGCTTCCCCGATCAGCCGATGGGGCGTTCGCTGCTCGGCACCGCCAAGACGCTGCAGGCGTTCGACCGCGACAAGCTGCACGGCTATCTCGCCACGCATTACCGTGGCCCCGACATGGTGGTCGCCGCGGCCGGCGCCGTCGACCATCAGCGGGTGGTCGAGGACGTGACCAGGCATTTTGCCAGCTTCAATGGCGGTCCGGCGCCGAAGCCGCAGCCGGCGGCGTTCGGCAAGGGCGGTTCGCGGGTTGTGCATCGCGACCTCGAGCAGGCGCATCTGACGCTTGCGCTCGAGGGCGTGCCGCAGGCTGATCCGTCGCTGTTCTCGCTGCAGGTCTTCACCAACATCCTCGGCGGCGGCATGTCGTCCCGGCTGTTTCAGGAGGTGCGCGAGAACAGGGGGCTCTGCTACTCCGTCTACACGTTCCACGCGCCCTATAGCGATACCGGCTTCTTCGGTCTCTACACCGGGACCGATCCCGCCGATGCGCCCGAGATGATGGAGGTCGTGGTCGACATCATCGGCAACGCGGTGGAAACGCTCGGCGAGGCCGAGGTGGCGCGGGCCAGGGCGCAGATGAAGGCGGGGCTTTTGATGGCCCTGGAGAGCTGCAGCGCCCGCGCCGAGCAGCTCGCGCGTCACATCCTGGCTTATGGCCGGCCGCAGACCCTGCAGGAGATGATCGAGAAGATCGAAGCGGTCAGCGTCGAGAGCACGCGCGATGCTGCACGCGCGCTGCTCGCGCGCAGCAAGCCGGCGGTGGTCGCGCTGGGCAGCGGCAGAGGTCTGGACACGGCGGTGACTTTCGCCGAAGGTCTGACCAGCCCGAAGTCGAAGGCCCAACTGCATTGAGCACGGGTCCGGAAACTCGCAGCATCGTGAGCGTGGTTGTCGCCGGGCGTGCCGGCCACGCGGTCGGCTTCTGAAGAGCAGGGGGGAGCATCACAGATGGCCCTGTTTCGCTTGCCATCCAGCGGGCCGGCTGCGCTTGCCCCGCGCGGCAACGGCCTGCTGCTGCGCGCGCCGCAGATGGCTGATTACGCGCAATGGGCAAGTTTGCGCGAGATCAGCCGCGAGTACCTGACACCCTGGGAGCCGATCTGGCCGTCGGACGACCTGACGCGCTCCGGCTTTCGCCGCCGGCTGCGCCGCTATGCCGAGGATATCTCGGCAGACCGCTCCTATCCGTTCATCGTGTTCCGCGAATCGGATGACGCCATGCTTGGTGGCATCACGCTCGCCAACGTCCGCCGCGGCATCGTCCAGGCCGGGACCATCGGCTACTGGATGGGCCAGCCGTTCGCGCAGCGCGGCTATATGACCGTGGCGCTGCGGCTGTTGCTGCCGACCCTGTTCGGCGAGCTCAACTTGCACCGGGTCGAGGCGGCCTGCATTCCGACCAATACGCCATCGATCCGGGTGCTGGAGAAGTGCGGCTTCACCCGCGAGGGCCTGGCGCGCCGCTATCTCTGCATCAACGGGGTCTGGCAGGACCACTACCTGTACGGCCTGCTGCATGAGGATTTCCGCGGGTAGCAATTGTGATCGGGTTGGGGATGGAAGGCCGCCGATCGGGGCTGGTTCCCGCCTCCGAAATGGGTATAGACGCCTTTGTGCCGACGTCTTGGCTTCGCCGCGATCGCGCGGTCCAAGCGTGAGGCGGCGGGCCGGGCGACGAGATGCCGGGGACATCAGACGATGCGACAGACGAGTGTGATCAGGGTCGGGACGCTGGCGGCCGTGCTGCTGGCCATGGGAGCGGCAGGGGCTGCGGCGCCGGCGTCAGCCCAATCGCTGACCGACCGCTTCAAGAGCCTGTTCGGCGGCGGCTCCGACGACAAGGGGCAGCAGAACCTGCCCGCCAGCGGCGGTCCGCCGGTGGACCCGACCGAGGGCTTGAGCTGTCCGCCGGTCAACATCCGCGCCGGAGCCTCGACCTTTGCGATGGCGGCACCGGGCAAGCAGGCGGTCGGCAACGACGTCCGTTTCCAGGCTTCGATCACCAAGACCGCCCGGGAATGCAATCTCAACGGCGCCGAGATCACGGCCAAGATCGGCATCCAGGGCCGGGTCGTGGCCGGCCCGGCCGGTGCGCCCGCGACCGTCGATATTCCGATGCGCATCGCCGTGGTCCAGGGCGGCATCGGCGAGAAGGTGATTGCCACCAAGGCCTATCGCACCACGGTGCAGATGACGGGGGATGGCAGCGTGCCGTTCACGATCGTGGCGGAGGACATGGTTTATCCGGTGCCGCCGGCCGGCGCCAATGCCGACAATTACGTATTCTACATCGGCTTCGATCCGCAGGCCCTGACCCCGGAACGGCCGGGCAAGAAGCGGAAGTGAGGGCCGGACGGGAGTGAGGTCGGCATCGGCGGCGGCGGGGACAGTCGATGATCGCCACGCCAGGTGTCGAGGTCACCGCGGTCGCGAATAGGTTTCAAAGCAAAAAGGCCGGTGCGATCAGATCGCACCGGCCTTTTGAAGATGTTGGATCGATGATGGGATACGGCTCAGTTCAGCTTGCGGCTGACTTCCGTGATGCCCTTGGTCACGAGGTCTTCGCCGAGGCCACCCTTGACCGACTGCGACAGCACGGTCGCGGCGGCCTGGACGGCGGCGTCGGCCGCAGCGGCCCTGACGTCGGCGAGAGCCTGAGCTTCGGCGAGGGCGATCTTGCCCTCGGCGGCCTTGGTACGGCGGGCGACGAAGTCTTCCATCTTGGCCTTGGCGTCGGTCGCGATGCGCTCGGCTTCCGCCTTGGCGCTGGTCACGATCTCCTCGGCCTCACGTTCGGCGCTGGCGCGGCGGGTCTTGTAATCGGCGAGCACCTTGGCCGCCTCTTCCTTGAGCCGCTTGGCCTCCGCCAGCTCGGATCTGATGCGCTCGCTGCGATTGTCGAGGGCCTTCAGGAGCATGCGGTGGACACCGAGATAGGCGAACAGGCCCATCAGGATCACGAAGGCAATCGCAACCCAGGTTTCCGGATCGGCGAGCAAATGCATCAGGCTGTTCCCTTCAACGATGCATCGACCGCAGCTTCGACCGTCTTGGCCGCGGGGGCCTTGCCGGTCAGCTGCAGCACGATCGCGCCGGCCGCCTCCGCAGCAATGCTGCGGACGTTGCCCATCGCGGTCGTGCGCGTATTGGCGATGGATTTCTCAGCCGCCACGAGCTTGGTCGCGAGGCTGTCTTCCAGCGCCTTGCGTTCGGCATCCGAGCTGGCCGCGAGCTTCTCGCGGGTCTCGGCTCCGATCGCCTGGGCGCGGGAGCGGGCCGTTGCGAGCTCGCTTTCATACGCCTTCATCGCGGCTTCGGATTCATCCTTCAGCCGCTGCGCTTCGGCCAGATCGCCGTCGATCGACTTCTGGCGGGCATCGATGACGGCCCCCACCTTCGGCAACGCCAGACGCGAGACGATCACGTACAGCGCCACGAAGGCGATCACCAATGAGACGATCTGGGAGGGAAAGGTTTCCTTCTGGAATGGAGGGAAACCATGCCCGCCTTCGGCCTCCGTATGGGCGCCTGCGGTGCCCTTGGCCTCGCCATGACTTTCAGCCACGGGCTTCTCCTGTCCGGCTCAGGCCGTCTTAGACGGCGTACAGCAGGAGCAGCGCGATCAGCAGCGAGAAGATGCCGAGCGCTTCGGTCACCGCGAAGCCGAAAATCAGGTTGCCGAACTGGCCCTGAGCGGCGGACGGATTGCGCAGAGCGGCCGACAGGTAGTTGCCGAAGATGATGCCGATGCCGGCACCCGCGCCACCCATGCCGATGCAGGCAATGCCCGCGCCAATGTACTTCGCTGCGACCGGATCCATGAACGAACTCCTTCTGAGAGGTTTGGTAGAGAGGGCCGGATCAATGGCCCGGATGGATAGCATCGTTGAGATAGATGCAGGTGAGGATCGTGAAGACGTAGGCCTGAAGGAACGCGACCATCAGCTCGAGGCCGGTCAGAGCGACCGTGAGACCGAGCGGCAGCAGCGCGCCGACCTTGCCGACGAAGCCGAGCGCGCCGAGCATGGTGACGAAGCTCGCGAACACCTTCAGCGTGACGTGGCCGGCCAGCATGTTGGCGAACAGACGGACGCTGTGCGAGATCGGCCGCGAGAAGAAGGAGATGATTTCGATCACCACCACCAGCGGCATGATCACCACCGGAATGCCGGACGGCACGAACAGCTTAAGGAACTTCAGGCCGTTCTTGTAGAAGCCGTAGATGATGACCGTCAGGAACACCAAGAGCGCCAGCGCGAAGGTGACGATGATATGGCTGGAGATCGTGAAGGTGTAGGGAATGATGCCGACGATGTTCGAGACGAAGATGAACATGAACAGCGAGAACACCAGCGGGAAGAACGTCATGCCCTGCGAGCCGGCGCTGGTCCTGATGGTATTGGCCACGAATTCGTAGGACAGCTCGACCACCGACTGGAAGCGGCCCGGCACGAGCTGACGCCCGGCGGCCAGCATCATGACAGCGATGATCGCCACCGCGAGCAGCATGTACGCGGAGGACGTGGTGAAAGCGATCTCCTGATTGCCGATGTGGCCGATCGTGAAGATCTTGTTGAGGTGGAATTGTTCGATCGGATCGATCATCCGCGTGGCGTCTCATTGTTGACCGGCCACGCCGGCGCTTTGCAATTCACTCGACGGTCTTCCGCGCGCGTCTCATTGGCGGGGCCTGTCCGGAGCGACGCCTGCGGATCTCACCACGTTCAACACGCCGGCGGCGAAGCCGAGCAGGAAAAACACGATAAATCCAAAGGGCGATGTCGACAGCAAGCGGTCGAAGCCCCAGCCAAGCAACGCACCGACGAGGACACCGGCGATCAACTCGGAGGACAGTCGCAGTCCACGCGCCATGGCCGAAGCCCGGGCTGCAGTGTCCCCGCTGCCGATTCCAGGTTGATCAGTCTCAACCCGTCGGCCGTCACGAAATTCGGACAACCGTTGGTCGAGACTTCCGAGCCTTGCGGAAAGCGCAACCTCATCAGGCGACTTATCGCGATCCCCGTGTCCGCCGCTGTCGTTCGTGCCATCCGCCATGTGTGGAGACCCGACGCGCTGTTGCGGGTTTCAGGAAATAGCGCCCCATCGCCCTTCAAAAGTCGCGCGGACCATACTGACCGCATCCCCCCAAGTCAAGATTGCGTGTTGAACTGTTAGATGCCTGAATTTGCTCTATTTCTTGGCTTTTTCGTCAGATCGGTCGGGCGTGTCACCGCGCCGCATCAACAGCGTTCTCCGCAGTTGCAATCTTGCACGCTCCGTGACCGTCTGATCCGATGTCGCTGAACCCCCAAGCCGCGTGGGAACCCGCATGTCGCGCCAGATCGACTATTATTTCTCGCTGCAGTCGCCATGGGCCTATATCGGGCACCGCCTGTTCCGCGACATCGCCGCCAGCCACGGCGTCGCCGTAAACCACAAGCCGGTGATGCTGGTCGATCTGTTTGCCGAGACCGGCGGCCTGCCGCTCGCCAAGCGCCACCCGGCGCGGCAGCGCTACCGCATCGTCGAGCTCAAGCGCTGGCGCGACAAGCGCGGCCTCGAATTTCACCTTCAGCCGAAGAACTGGCCGTTCAATGCCAGGCTTGCCGACGGCGTGGTGATCGCCGCGCTGCAGGCGGGGCTCGATCCGGAACCCTACCTGCAGCGCGCCTTCCCGGCGATCTGGGAGCAGCAGCTGAACCTTGCGGATGCGGACGTCATCGCGGGCCTCGCCGATGCGACCGGACTGTCCGGCCGCGACCTGCTGGCGCGGGCCGCGACCGACACGGTTGGCGCGGCCTATGAACAGAACCGGCAGGATGCGCTGGCGGCTGGCGTGTTCGGCTCGCCCGCCTATGTGCTGGATGGCGAGGTGTTCTGGGGCCAGGACCGGCTCGAACTGCTGGCGGATGCGTTGAAATCCGGCCGCTCGGCCTATACGTGCGAGACCTAGGTGCAGCCTGTGGCAGGTGACCGCACCGGACGGAACGTCTTGGCGGCGACACAATTCCGGCGTGCATGGCCGCCGTCTTTCGAGCACGCCCTGGAGAGCCAGCCATGAGTCTGATGCAGTCATATCGGCAGCCGCTCGTCGCGCTCTTGGTGTTGGGTGGTCTGTGCGGAGAAGTGTCGGCGGCCGAGGACACGGCGCCCGATAACGACAGGGGGCGCTACACGATGTCGACGACGCCGGACGGTGTGGTCAGGCTCGACACCCGGACCGGCGCGGTCTCGACCTGCAACAACAGCGCCGGTTCGGGCTGGGCCTGTTACGCCGTGCCCGACGAGCGCGCCGCGCTCGACGCCGAGATCGGACGGCTGCAGGCGGAGAATGAAAAGCTCAAGGGCCAGCTCGCCTCGCGCGACCAGAGCATCTCCGGCAAGATCGACGAGCCGCTGCCGAAGGATCAGGCGCTGCCCAAATCCGATCAGTTGAAGAAGCCCGAGCCCAAGGCTGGTGACAGGACTGGTGAGAAGCCGGGCGAGCCGAAATCCGCCGACGGTACGCGCAAGCTCGAGATCCCGCTGCCCAGCGATCAGGACATGGACCGCATGATGGGCTTCCTCGAGCAGGCCTGGCGCCGGCTGCTCGACATGGCCATGCGGGTGCAGAAGGACGTCTCGGGCAAGATCTGAGACCGAGCCGGGGAGGCTGAACGCATGCCCGCGAGATCGACATCGCGAACGGCACCTTCGACAGCCGCCATCAATACGGTCGTGACCTCGACCCTGACGGTGCAGACCTCCGGCCGTGGCTTCACCGATCTCACGCGTGAGGTCGAGGCCTTCCTGCGCGAGGGGGGCGCCCGCGAAGGCGTCGTGACCGCCTTCGTCCGCCATACCTCGGCGTCGCTCACGATCCAGGAAAATGCCGATCCGACCGTGTTGCATGATCTCACCACGGCGCTGGCGCGGCTCGCACCTGAAAATGCCGGCTGGGCTCACGATACCGAGGGGCCCGACGACATGCCGGCGCACATCAAGACGATGCTGAGCTCGGTGTCGCTGCAGGTGCCCGTCACGGACGGCCGCATGATGCTGGGGACCTGGCAGGCAATCTATCTGATCGAGCATCGGTCTCGTCCGCACATTCGCGAGGTCGTGTTGCAGTTCATCGGGGCTGCCTGACGCCATAAAGAAGAAACGCCGCCTGCCGAAACGCGGAACGGCCGCGGAGCGATCCGCGGCCGTTCGTTTGAAGAAGAAGCGGGCGGCGTGACCGCCCGCGCCGTGGTCAGGTCGACTGGATGTCGACGTCCTTGGTCTCCGGCAGGAAGATGAAGCCGATGACCGCCGTGATCACGGCGAACGTGATCGGGTACCAGAGGCCGGCATAGATATCGCCGGTCGAGGCCACGATCGCGAAGGCGGTCGCCGGCAGCAGGCCGCCGAACCAGCCGTTGCCGATATGGTAGGGCAGCGACATCGAGGTGTAGCGGATCTTGGTCGGGAACAGTTCGACCAGCATCGCGGCGATCGGGCCGTACACCATGGTGACGAAGATCACCAGGATGAACAGCAGGCCGACGATCGCGGCGACCTGCGGACGGAAGACGTCGAACGGATGCGCCATCTTGACGATGCCGGCGTCACCCGCCTTCGGATAGCCGGATTCGCCGATCGCGGCGGTCAAGGCCGGATTGCTCGCCTTGGCGTCGGTGTAGGGCACTTCCTTGCCGTTGAAGGTCACCTTGACGCCGGAGCCGGCCGGTCCGGGGACCGTGCTGTAGCGAACCGATGACTTGGCGAGGAAGTCACGCGCGGTGTCGCAAGGCGCGGTGAAGACGCGGGTGCCGACAGGATTGAACAGATCGCCGCAACCGGCCGGATCCGCCACCACTTCCACCTTCGTCGCTTCAATCGCCTTCTCCAGCGCCGGGTTGGCGTTGCTGGTGATCATCTTGAAGATCGGGAAGAAGGTGAGTGCTGCGATCAGGCAGCCGCCGAGGATGATCGGCTTGCGGCCGATCTTGTCGGAGAGGATGCCGAAGAACACGAAGAAGCCGGTGCCGAGCAGCAGCGACCAGGCGATCAGGAGGTTGGCGGTGTAGCCGTCGACCTTCAGGATCGATTGCAGGAAGAACAGCGCGTAGAACTGGCCGGTGTACCAGACCACGCCCTGGCCCATGGTGGCGCCGATCAAGGCGAGCAGCACGATCTTGCCGTTGTTCCAGTTGGCGAAGGCTTCCGTCAGCGGTGCCTTCGAGCTCTTGCCCTCGTCCTTCATCTTCTGGAAGACCGGCGATTCGTTGAGGCGCAGACGGATCCAGACGGAGACGCCGAGCAGCAGCACGGAGACCAGGAACGGAACCCGCCAGCCCCACTTGGCGAACTCAGCCTCGCCGATGATGGTGCGGGTGAACAGGATCACCAGCAGCGACAGGAACAGGCCCATCGTCGCGGTGGTCTGGATGAAGGAGGTGTAGTAGCCGCGCTTGCCCATCGGGGCGTGCTCGGCGACATAGGTGGCCGCGCCGCCATACTCACCACCGAGCGCGAGGCCCTGCAGCAGGCGCAGGCCGATCAGGATCACCGGCGCCGCGAAGCCGATGGTCTCGGCGTTCGGCAGGATGCCGACGATGAAGGTCGACAGACCCATGATCAGGATCGTGACCAGGAAGGTGTATTTGCGGCCGACGATGTCGCCGATGCGGCCGAACACAATGGCGCCGAACGGGCGCACCAAAAAGCCGGCGGCGAAGGCGAGCAGCGCGAAGATGTCGCGGGTGGCCGGCGGATAGGCGGAGAAGAACTGCGCGCCGATGATCGAGGCCAACGACCCGTAGAGGTAGAAGTCATACCACTCGAACACGGTGCCGAGAGAGGACGCCAGAATGACGAAGCGCTCGTCCTTCGTCATGCCTCCCGTTCTCGCTTGCGTGGCTACGATTGTTGACATTGGCATTCGCTCCCCAAGATGTTGCTATGATCGTTTCGCCCCCGCATGCCGGACTTGGACGGCGTGGTTCGCAGAGGCCTTGGCGGCTTAAGTAACATTGCAGTGAAACCGGCCCCAATACGACTTTCGGCTCTGGCGGCTGCGGCCTGCGGAAAGGTGGGGACATTGCGGCGGATCAAGTTCGCTCATTGGCCGTCGCGCTATCGATGTTGCGTCGCACAAGGGGCGGATTAACCGCCTTTCCCGCAGGTGGAATTGCATGCTTGCATGCAACCAGCCGCCGGGTGAGTATTTTGGCAGGGCCGAACGGCGTCTCTGGTGCGGTGGATGCGAGATTCGTTGCGGAGAAGGGCGGGCTTCTCTCCGGGTGAATGTCGCATCTGGAAACCGCGCGCGGCGACGTGTTGCGGCAGTGCACGGTCAAGTCAGGTTGTAAGGTCAAGTCAGAAAACGTATGGCGGCTGCCAGCACCCATCTCGTCATCGCCGATGATCATCCGCTGTTTCGCAATGCACTGCGGCAGGCTGTCGCGAGCGTGCTCGCGGAGGCCGTGGTCGACGAGGCCGGCTCGTTCGAGGACCTGACCGCGCTCCTGGAGAAGGATTCCGAGGTCGATCTCGTGCTGCTCGACCTGAACATGCCCGGCATCTCCGGCTTTTCGGGCCTGATCTATCTGCGCGCGCAATATCCGGCGATCCCGGTCGTGATCGTGTCGGCGAGCGACGATGGCGCCACGATCCGGCGCTCGCTCGATTTCGGCGCGTCCGGCTTCATCCCGAAGCGGTTCGGGGTGGAGACGCTGCGCGACGCCGTCATGAAGGTGATGGACGGCGACGTCTGGGTGCCGCCGGACACCGATCTCGCCGCGGGGGCGGACCCCGAAATGACCAAGCTGCGCGACCGCCTGGTCACGCTGACCCCGCAGCAGGTGCGGGTGCTGATGATGCTGTCGCAGGGGTTGCTCAACAAGCAGATCGCCTACGAGCTCGGCGTCTCCGAGGCGACGATCAAGGCGCATGTCTCGGCGATCCTGCAGAAGCTCGGGGTCGAGAGCCGGACCCAGGCGGTGATCGCGGCGGCAAAGATCGCGGGCTCGGCCTGGCGGCAGGACACGCCGACGGGGAAGTGACGGGTTGGCATCGTCGGATGGCGCCGTCATCTCGCGCGGCTTGGTGTGTGGCGGCTGATTGCCACGAGAAATGATGCCGGTTGGTTGGCTCGTCATGCGCGGGCTTGTCTCGCCTGCGCGGCCGAAGCCGCTTCGGCGCGGCGAAGGCCCGCGCATCCACGTCGTTCTTCCAGGCGCCGAAAGACGTGGATGGCCGGGACAAGCCCGGCCATGACGACGATGGAGCGTGGGATAGTAAATTTGCATTCCTGGCGCCGTGCTCGTGAAGATCTGCCGATCATCGCCGGCGATCAGGCGCCTGTTCGCCGCGTGTCGACCGACAGCGTTCACCGAGCTCTCCTAACCTCGCGACGCACCTTCGCCGCCTCGCGGCGCCATCGGCGTCCGAGCTTTGCCAGTCATATGCCCTCTCCGAAACAGAGGGCGCAGGGAAGGCCGGACCTCGACTGAGGCCCGTGGCCCGCCTGCGAAAAAAATGCAGGCGGCAGGAACCACAGGTTCAGCCGGACGACCCGGCCCTCCCTGCGCGATGGCTTTAACGGCTGCTCCGCGCTCTCCCCGGGGACCGGCGTTCTTGCCCCCGTCATCCGCAACACCGTCGTCACGGACTTGGCATCAGCAACGGGATGCCAGGACCACACGGCTTGACCGTGCGCGCCGGATCGTTCGTCGGCATGACTAATCACGCTGCGACCCGACGCGCCCACCGCATCCCGCGCCCCACGTTCGTGACGATCGCGAAGCGCCCCTCATGGCGGGCACGGGATGGCGCGACTCGTAGCATGATTTCTGGAAAAAAGAAATGAAAATGTGGCCGCCACACCAA encodes:
- a CDS encoding GNAT family N-acetyltransferase produces the protein MALFRLPSSGPAALAPRGNGLLLRAPQMADYAQWASLREISREYLTPWEPIWPSDDLTRSGFRRRLRRYAEDISADRSYPFIVFRESDDAMLGGITLANVRRGIVQAGTIGYWMGQPFAQRGYMTVALRLLLPTLFGELNLHRVEAACIPTNTPSIRVLEKCGFTREGLARRYLCINGVWQDHYLYGLLHEDFRG
- a CDS encoding F0F1 ATP synthase subunit A, with the protein product MIDPIEQFHLNKIFTIGHIGNQEIAFTTSSAYMLLAVAIIAVMMLAAGRQLVPGRFQSVVELSYEFVANTIRTSAGSQGMTFFPLVFSLFMFIFVSNIVGIIPYTFTISSHIIVTFALALLVFLTVIIYGFYKNGLKFLKLFVPSGIPVVIMPLVVVIEIISFFSRPISHSVRLFANMLAGHVTLKVFASFVTMLGALGFVGKVGALLPLGLTVALTGLELMVAFLQAYVFTILTCIYLNDAIHPGH
- a CDS encoding F0F1 ATP synthase subunit B' produces the protein MAESHGEAKGTAGAHTEAEGGHGFPPFQKETFPSQIVSLVIAFVALYVIVSRLALPKVGAVIDARQKSIDGDLAEAQRLKDESEAAMKAYESELATARSRAQAIGAETREKLAASSDAERKALEDSLATKLVAAEKSIANTRTTAMGNVRSIAAEAAGAIVLQLTGKAPAAKTVEAAVDASLKGTA
- a CDS encoding F0F1 ATP synthase subunit C; amino-acid sequence: MDPVAAKYIGAGIACIGMGGAGAGIGIIFGNYLSAALRNPSAAQGQFGNLIFGFAVTEALGIFSLLIALLLLYAV
- the thrC gene encoding threonine synthase; the protein is MTRYVSTRGEAPALTFCDVMLTGLARDGGLYVPETWPQLSAETIASFFGRPYWEVAVEVIKPFVAGEISDAELGRMANEAYATFRHPAVVPLDQSAPHQFVLELFHGPTLAFKDVAMQLISRLMDHVLARRGERTTIVVATSGDTGGAAVDAFAGRDNADLIVLFPHGRISEVQRRMITTSGAANVHALAIEGHFDDCQALVKGLFNHHAFRDSVALSGVNSINWARVVAQVVYYFTSAVAVGAPARAVDFTVPTGNFGDVFAGYVAKRMGLPVRTLRVATNVNDILARTLKTGIYEVREVHATASPSMDIQVSSNFERLLFEAGGRDAASVRRLMESLKQSGRFVLPDAMLAAIRADFDAGRADETETAAAIRAAFREAGDLVDPHTAVALAVADRDGTDTSVPNIVLSTAHPAKFPDAVEAACGMRPQLPVWLEGLMSKREDVRIMRNDQAEVETFIRSVSRAAKQGIA
- a CDS encoding M16 family metallopeptidase — protein: MGVEVTKLPTGLTVVTDTMPHLETAALGVWAGVGGRDEKPDEHGISHLLEHMAFKGTTMRSAREIVEAIEAVGGDLNAGTSTETTAYYARVLKADVPLALDVLSDILANPSFVPEELEREKNVIVQEIGAAQDTPDDVVFEHLNELCFPDQPMGRSLLGTAKTLQAFDRDKLHGYLATHYRGPDMVVAAAGAVDHQRVVEDVTRHFASFNGGPAPKPQPAAFGKGGSRVVHRDLEQAHLTLALEGVPQADPSLFSLQVFTNILGGGMSSRLFQEVRENRGLCYSVYTFHAPYSDTGFFGLYTGTDPADAPEMMEVVVDIIGNAVETLGEAEVARARAQMKAGLLMALESCSARAEQLARHILAYGRPQTLQEMIEKIEAVSVESTRDAARALLARSKPAVVALGSGRGLDTAVTFAEGLTSPKSKAQLH
- a CDS encoding ATP F0F1 synthase subunit B (Produces ATP from ADP in the presence of a proton gradient across the membrane. Subunit B is part of the membrane proton channel.), with protein sequence MHLLADPETWVAIAFVILMGLFAYLGVHRMLLKALDNRSERIRSELAEAKRLKEEAAKVLADYKTRRASAEREAEEIVTSAKAEAERIATDAKAKMEDFVARRTKAAEGKIALAEAQALADVRAAAADAAVQAAATVLSQSVKGGLGEDLVTKGITEVSRKLN